In the Chlorobium limicola DSM 245 genome, one interval contains:
- a CDS encoding putative DNA modification/repair radical SAM protein, whose amino-acid sequence MEILDKLQILSGAARYDASCASSGSRREGSSSGIGNTSQGGICHSWADDGRCISLLKILLSNDCIYDCAYCVNRATNPVPRASFSAREVVELTMEFYRRNYIEGLFLSSAVMQSPDQTMERMVGVAELLRTEERFGGYIHLKIIPGSSSALVRKAGLYADRISVNIELPSSESLKRLAPQKQKQAILEPMSLIGRQIQESLVERKASRRAPRFAPAGQSTQMIIGASPESDFQILKLSQGLYRKMNLKRVYYSAFVPVNEDNRLPVLASPPLLREHRLYQADWLLRFYGFSAEEILSDDAPNLDETFDPKTSWALRHPEFFPVEINRADYAVLLRVPGIGVTSARRIVAARRFSVITPEGLKKIGVVMKRAKYFITCSGRPFEKIDRQPAMLQSSLLLGDGGDTAVKKPPKQLVLPGIFT is encoded by the coding sequence ATGGAAATTCTCGATAAATTACAGATACTTTCCGGCGCTGCGCGCTACGACGCTTCGTGCGCTTCAAGCGGCAGCAGGCGTGAGGGTTCATCGAGCGGTATCGGCAATACCTCTCAGGGCGGCATCTGCCACTCCTGGGCGGATGACGGCCGCTGCATTTCTTTGCTGAAAATCCTGCTCTCCAACGACTGTATCTACGACTGCGCCTACTGCGTGAACCGCGCCACCAACCCCGTTCCAAGAGCCTCTTTCAGTGCCCGGGAAGTGGTGGAGCTGACCATGGAGTTCTACCGGCGAAACTATATCGAAGGGCTTTTTCTCAGCTCGGCGGTGATGCAGAGTCCCGATCAGACCATGGAGCGGATGGTCGGCGTGGCTGAACTGCTTCGAACCGAAGAGCGGTTCGGAGGGTATATCCATCTGAAAATCATTCCCGGCAGCAGCAGCGCACTGGTACGCAAAGCCGGACTCTATGCCGATCGTATCAGCGTGAACATCGAACTGCCTTCATCGGAGTCGCTCAAAAGGCTTGCACCGCAGAAGCAGAAACAGGCGATTCTTGAACCGATGTCCCTGATCGGCCGCCAGATACAGGAGAGCCTTGTTGAACGCAAAGCCAGCCGCCGTGCGCCGAGGTTCGCACCGGCAGGCCAGAGCACCCAGATGATCATAGGCGCAAGTCCCGAAAGCGATTTCCAGATTCTCAAGCTATCTCAGGGGCTCTACCGGAAAATGAACCTCAAGCGGGTATATTATTCGGCTTTCGTTCCGGTCAATGAGGACAACCGGCTGCCGGTTCTCGCTTCCCCGCCGCTGCTCAGAGAACACCGCCTCTACCAGGCCGACTGGCTGTTGCGCTTTTACGGCTTCTCTGCAGAAGAGATCCTTTCGGACGATGCTCCCAACCTCGACGAAACGTTCGACCCCAAAACATCATGGGCGCTTCGTCATCCGGAATTCTTTCCTGTAGAGATCAATCGAGCCGATTATGCAGTGCTGCTTCGCGTTCCGGGTATCGGAGTCACCTCTGCCCGTCGCATTGTCGCTGCGCGCCGCTTTTCCGTCATCACGCCCGAGGGGCTCAAAAAGATCGGGGTGGTCATGAAACGGGCTAAATATTTTATTACCTGCTCCGGCAGGCCTTTTGAAAAAATCGACCGTCAGCCGGCCATGCTTCAAAGCAGTCTTCTGCTTGGCGACGGCGGAGATACAGCCGTTAAAAAACCGCCGAAGCAGCTTGTCCTGCCCGGCATTTTTACCTGA
- a CDS encoding DedA family protein, translating to MDNSFTDILFTLADFIMHIDKHLLVLASEYGLWLYGILFVIIFCETGLVVTPFLPGDSLLFAAGSLASVPGSTLDEHLLFLVFFVAAVLGDSVNYSIGHKLGPKVFDFRKSRFFNPEHLEKTRAFFEKYGGKTIIIARFIPIIRTFAPFVAGIGAMAYPKFIFFNILGALLWVGLFCYSGYFFGQLPFVQENFKLLILGIIIFSLLPPVFEYFKHRRGKAEA from the coding sequence ATGGATAACTCTTTCACCGATATTCTTTTTACACTTGCCGATTTCATCATGCATATCGACAAACATCTGCTGGTACTCGCTTCGGAATACGGGTTATGGCTTTACGGTATCCTGTTCGTGATCATTTTCTGCGAGACCGGTCTGGTCGTGACCCCTTTTCTTCCTGGCGACTCCCTGCTTTTTGCAGCTGGTTCGCTGGCCTCGGTACCCGGATCAACGCTCGATGAGCATCTGCTCTTTCTTGTTTTTTTCGTTGCAGCGGTGCTTGGAGACAGCGTCAACTACAGTATCGGGCACAAGCTTGGTCCGAAGGTATTCGATTTTCGTAAGTCCCGGTTTTTCAACCCGGAACACCTTGAAAAAACCAGGGCTTTTTTTGAAAAATACGGAGGAAAGACCATTATCATCGCTCGCTTCATACCCATCATCAGAACCTTTGCCCCCTTCGTTGCCGGCATAGGGGCAATGGCCTATCCGAAATTCATTTTTTTCAATATTCTTGGCGCGTTGCTTTGGGTCGGTCTTTTCTGCTACAGCGGCTATTTTTTCGGTCAGCTTCCTTTTGTCCAGGAAAATTTCAAGCTGCTGATTCTTGGCATCATCATTTTTTCGCTTCTTCCTCCTGTATTCGAGTACTTCAAACACAGGCGCGGCAAGGCAGAAGCATAG
- a CDS encoding phytoene desaturase family protein, translating into MDFRELNIIVIGSGIGGLAAGAILAAKGAAVTVLEAQDYPGGCAATFFRNGYRFDAGATVGCGFHPGGPMYELGRELDINWPIEEEPVAWQYRHKELHLDLTRSGDAVLQRFPHSVSFWKEQKQLAGLLWQLASGGLSWPPETLRDLAGLLRKGVSGLSGAGRLLKFAPRTALAWLAAHQLDADQEFVRFIDAQLLISVQTTSAFAGAINAAIALDLPAAGAWHVKGGIGSIAELLAGSITDNGGAVLYRKKVIRIDSVRKQVVGVETGDGSAFAADMVLANLTPESLAELLDSHSADPAVKKGPTAEWSAFMLYLGMDPSVFEASGTHHLQIIGSSGELGEGNSIFVSVSPPAESGRAPAGLCAVTVSTHSRPGPWFEALNRGGGEYLELKRAYTENVLDLMSSQFPGVRGAIRFIDAATPVTWQRYTGRSRGYVGGYPQISLFDVISPSTAFDNMFLVGDSVFPGQSLPGVVTGARRVVEMVLKSAGRM; encoded by the coding sequence ATGGATTTTCGTGAACTCAACATCATTGTCATCGGATCGGGTATCGGCGGTCTGGCGGCAGGAGCGATTCTGGCCGCAAAGGGCGCTGCCGTTACCGTTCTTGAAGCGCAGGACTATCCCGGCGGATGCGCCGCAACTTTTTTCAGAAACGGTTACCGTTTCGATGCCGGAGCGACTGTGGGGTGCGGATTTCATCCCGGCGGACCGATGTATGAACTGGGGCGCGAACTTGACATCAACTGGCCCATAGAAGAAGAACCGGTTGCCTGGCAGTATCGTCATAAGGAGCTGCATCTCGATCTGACCCGTTCAGGAGATGCCGTTCTTCAGCGTTTTCCGCATTCCGTATCGTTCTGGAAGGAACAGAAGCAGCTTGCCGGGTTGCTCTGGCAGCTTGCTTCAGGCGGCCTGTCATGGCCTCCCGAAACTCTTCGTGACCTTGCCGGGCTTCTTAGAAAAGGAGTTTCCGGTCTTTCCGGAGCAGGGCGTCTGCTCAAGTTTGCTCCCCGAACGGCGTTGGCATGGCTTGCCGCGCATCAGCTCGATGCCGATCAGGAATTTGTGCGTTTTATCGATGCCCAGCTGCTGATTTCTGTGCAAACCACCTCAGCCTTTGCCGGCGCCATCAATGCGGCCATCGCTCTCGACCTTCCCGCGGCAGGGGCCTGGCATGTCAAAGGGGGGATAGGCTCCATAGCGGAGTTGCTTGCAGGGAGCATTACAGATAACGGAGGAGCCGTGCTCTACAGGAAAAAGGTGATCCGTATAGATTCCGTCCGAAAGCAGGTGGTCGGTGTTGAAACCGGAGACGGAAGCGCTTTTGCAGCTGATATGGTGCTTGCCAACCTTACACCGGAATCGCTTGCGGAGCTTCTTGACAGCCATTCGGCAGATCCGGCGGTGAAAAAGGGCCCAACAGCGGAATGGAGCGCCTTTATGCTCTATCTCGGGATGGATCCGTCCGTTTTCGAGGCTTCAGGAACCCATCATCTGCAGATTATCGGCAGCAGCGGCGAGCTTGGTGAAGGTAACAGTATTTTCGTTTCAGTTTCGCCTCCGGCAGAAAGCGGGAGGGCGCCAGCAGGGCTTTGTGCCGTGACGGTATCGACGCACAGCAGGCCCGGACCCTGGTTTGAGGCGCTCAATCGCGGAGGCGGGGAGTATCTGGAACTGAAGAGGGCATATACCGAAAACGTGCTCGATCTCATGTCGTCGCAGTTTCCAGGAGTCCGCGGCGCAATACGGTTTATCGATGCGGCAACGCCGGTTACATGGCAGCGATACACGGGAAGAAGCCGTGGCTATGTCGGCGGATACCCGCAAATCTCGCTTTTCGACGTTATAAGCCCTTCGACAGCGTTCGATAACATGTTTCTTGTCGGCGATTCCGTTTTTCCCGGTCAATCTCTGCCTGGAGTGGTCACCGGAGCAAGGAGGGTGGTCGAGATGGTTTTAAAGAGTGCGGGAAGAATGTGA
- a CDS encoding TIGR03915 family putative DNA repair protein — protein sequence MSRYLYDGTAEGLLSAAARIIAEVSDPEKATLVERENTLFEDGVFIGTDAVAAETLFNRLRQEAPDAAHTLYYFILSEKEGMETSLLHYISLALRFGNRVNGNLADSAVRDIVTVSRKAQRELHRMKGLVRFEKLRDGAYLARMEPDHNILQPLAGHFSRRLRAEDWFIYDVRRRTAARWHSGTLQLGTIEQFTAPALSDEEKEVQALWQIFFRTIAIPDRKNSRLQKSNMPMKYWKYLTEKQGE from the coding sequence ATGAGCCGTTATCTCTACGATGGAACCGCTGAAGGTCTGCTCTCTGCGGCAGCCCGGATAATTGCCGAAGTGAGCGATCCCGAAAAAGCAACACTCGTCGAACGGGAGAACACGCTGTTCGAGGATGGGGTGTTTATCGGTACCGATGCTGTAGCCGCTGAAACGCTTTTCAACCGGCTCAGGCAGGAAGCTCCCGATGCGGCACATACCCTCTATTACTTTATTTTGTCCGAAAAGGAGGGAATGGAAACTTCTCTTCTGCACTATATTTCGCTGGCTCTTCGTTTCGGCAACAGGGTGAACGGCAATCTTGCCGATTCCGCAGTCAGGGATATCGTTACCGTTTCACGAAAAGCCCAGCGCGAATTGCACCGCATGAAAGGGCTGGTGCGCTTCGAGAAGCTTCGCGACGGAGCCTACCTGGCCAGAATGGAGCCCGACCATAACATTCTGCAGCCGCTTGCAGGGCACTTCAGCCGGAGGCTCAGGGCGGAGGACTGGTTCATCTACGACGTTCGGCGCCGCACTGCCGCACGCTGGCACAGCGGCACTCTGCAGCTTGGCACTATCGAGCAGTTTACCGCTCCCGCGCTTTCGGATGAAGAAAAAGAGGTGCAGGCGCTCTGGCAGATATTCTTTCGCACCATCGCCATTCCCGACCGTAAAAATTCCCGTCTGCAGAAGTCGAATATGCCGATGAAGTACTGGAAGTACCTTACCGAGAAGCAGGGGGAGTGA